The following proteins are encoded in a genomic region of Fusarium oxysporum f. sp. lycopersici 4287 chromosome 1, whole genome shotgun sequence:
- a CDS encoding hypothetical protein (At least one base has a quality score < 10): MTPAPTGPGSPLIAGAAMSGGDFNDFSDEELGASNLFDFSNSPDTLQSFESLGGNDAKTFLTPQELTGAPLPDSPNGSYQDSSSETASSKRTATPTSKAAMHPAEAMLEEDEMKVEWGNSFFNDDDHFVFGQNHDDASMEMYPFGEPGESILEHPYDMDTASSSPEGLNTEQPALTSQMPTVSSKAPIKDATPKRKKAQGHQKASSQYSVSSAMNGLKTSASREVSPMSNMVLSHGSSPAPLFNSPSPNTQIDFSRVVNGGVGAQHVWPNKIDVAAQPVPDSLPMHFSGQMNQPMPMPQQMPMPTQFNFNGRCQLRIMPTPLKSRVETQIPIKMTLWPLPPGVTKLHLPPHTISKPKLLSKPTPEKSPDMLELHVSLVCTSAMDEPGVKEAALKRAASHPQGYLPPLPDNNSSQPKGGDVRICQGCITRERKRAARKKIKKPEEEKVWLEDEERRVIVFNTQEVKDWQPPSGVMESTVPEGTMQVDAAMRIACYCRHHGEKMGFNVIFTIKDFQDRVVAQAMSNPIMITDDHKTHPIAQVAAQQPAIPEPPMPSLPQASIENNVLLPPTTNGSFRMSPSNGDLSNMHRSSQASYQSKASSTGNLGRTLSRPASPTLGGPMAKKRKSSASRVPNGLTMTRLDTSPSPGADVNQLSNATSPFTPNLAAFSQADPMFGQQAMAFTTGPPTPSNELPGFYANHRSASMDNMAMAQLYSAPASGHPSRAPSPNGLRNSIVGNPQNQFAQALASTFSVPTGMTPLRAPPVIHKIIPNEGPTVGGIEVTVLGAAFFQGLEIWFGNHKATTTTFWGESSVVCLLPPAPGPGPVPVTFKNQNPQAGQAFLNTAKQPPTFNYLDDGEDKLIRAALSVLGHKMSGQMIDAMDVARRILDNGNGSHWSGGSDGAQGGSSSGGAMFSHAPYAHLESQLLKCLDLIDLDDSMHRTRLDLKRPTGHTMLHLSCSLGYHRLVAALLARGANPDARDRGGFTPLHIASIHNHPEIVRRLMLNGADPTIRSVSGLSASDIAQSRAVIHAIRRSQRHARSRSSGGSGSLHSRASSATSLRSLWEPMTKFHSHEEPISPDSSEESPEYTSGDFEDEDPDEDSYLSMRRPSGFRQDRERPNLRRQQTSEMEEELAPPATTMAALKEQFQQQVHQFQQFQQSIAMQFQNFPHFPQMPQMPALPNMPGYQAPFMRRVQQLMPGMAGPRADGEQPQRWWDSSSKAAAPAPPAYEEIFPQESLDQKHESAARAAVEAEADQKCAALFDQTTSTETESAEITEVTEVAEIKTEEPGVLKIGRKNAITKEQQEQFRRAHEVKMKRISSDHNLFFIWIPLLLVMICGMLYSYFPWLFAFAWAFVRSLYQNGLTKTQQLLQQNLPERVLEGVEV, from the exons ATGACGCCCGCTCCTACCGGCCCAGGTAGCCCTCTGATCGCAGGAGCTGCTATGTCGGGCGGCGATTTCAACGATTTTTCCGATGAAGAGCTTGGCGCTTCAAACCTCTTCGACTTTTCTAATAGCCCAGATACCCTCCAGTCATTCGAGTCGCTCGGCGGAAACGACGCGAAAACGTTTCTCACACCCCAAGAATTAACAGGGGCACCTCTTCCTGATTCTCCGAACGGTTCCTACCAAGACTCATCATCTGAAACGGCCTCCTCTAAACGCACTGCAACCCCAACCTCCAAGGCCGCCATGCACCCCGCTGAAGCGATGTTGGAGGAAGACGAAATGAAGGTGGAATGGGGAAACAGCTTTTTTAACGACGACGATCACTTTGTTTTTGGTCAAAATCACGACGATGCGTCAATGGAAATGTACCCTTTTGGCGAACCTGGAGAATCCATCCTCGAGCACCCCTACGATATGGACACCGCTTCTAGTAGCCCAGAAGGCTTAAATACAGAACAACCGGCTCTCACATCTCAGATGCCCACAGTCAGCTCGAAAGCTCCTATCAAAGATGCAACACCtaagaggaagaaagcaCAGGGTCACCAGAAAGCCTCTTCA CAATACTCGGTATCTTCAGCAATGAATGGATTAAAAACATCAGCATCACGAGAAGTTTCGCCAATGTCCAACATGGTGCTGAGCCATGGCAGTTCTCCAGCGCCTCTCTTCAATTCTCCCTCGCCCAATACTCAAATAGATTTCTCTAGAGTTGTGAATGGAGGAGTGGGAGCACAGCATGTGTGGCCAAACAAAATCGACGTGGCAGCGCAACCAGTACCCGACAGCTTGCCTATGCATTTTAGCGGTCAGATGAATCAGCCTATGCCTATGCCGCAGCAGATGCCAATGCCCACACAATTCAACTTCAATGGACGATGCCAATTAAGAATCATGCCTACGCCTCTCAAGTCGAGGGTCGAGACCCAGATCCCTATCAAAATGACCCTGTGGCCATTGCCGCCTGGGGTCACCAAACTGCATCTGCCACCCCACACCATCTCAAAGCCTAAGCTGTTGTCGAAGCCAACGCCTGAGAAGTCTCCAGATATGCTTGAGCTGCATGTCTCATTAGTTTGCACGAGTGCAATGGATGAGCCTGGTGTCAAAGAAGCCGCGCTCAAACGGGCGGCATCACACCCCCAGGGCTATCTTCCGCCTCTGCCAGATAACAACAGTTCTCAACCAAAAGGCGGCGATGTACGTATTTGCCAAGGTTGCATAACGAGAGAGCGAAAGCGCGCGGCTCGGaaaaagatcaagaagccagaggaagagaaggtcTGGCTGGAAGACGAAGAGCGCCGTGTCATTGTCTTCAACACGCAAGAAGTCAAGGACTGGCAACCTCCCAGCGGCGTCATGGAGTCAACTGTTCCTGAGGGTACCATGCAGGTTGATGCTGCGATGCGCATTGCTTGCTATTGTCGACACCATGGCGAAAAGATGGGATTCAATGTTATCTTCACCATTAAAGATTTCCAAGACAGAGTCGTCGCCCAGGCCATGTCAAACCCAATTATGATCACTGACGACCACAAGACTCACCCAATTGCTCAGGTTGCGGCACAGCAGCCAGCTATTCCAGAACCCCCTATGCCATCCCTACCCCAAGCAAGTATTGAGAACAACGTTCTTCTACCACCTACCACCAATGGATCCTTCCGCATGTCGCCGTCTAACGGCGATTTATCGAATATGCATAGAAGCAGCCAGGCGTCATACCAATCTAAAGCATCGTCAACTGGTAATCTTGGTAGGACACTCTCACGCCCAGCTTCGCCAACTCTTGGTGGCCCGAtggcaaagaagagaaagtcaaGCGCTTCGAGAGTTCCTAATGGACTTACCATGACCCGCTTGGATACGTCACCCTCTCCTGGGGCGGATGTTAATCAGCTATCTAATGCTACATCCCCTTTTACACCTAACCTCGCTGCCTTCTCTCAAGCCGATCCGATGTTTGGACAGCAAGCAATGGCCTTTACCACAGGTCCTCCTACACCCAGCAACGAGCTACCAGGGTTCTACGCCAATCACCGCTCCGCGAGTATGGATAACATGGCCATGGCGCAGCTTTACTCAGCACCTGCTTCAGGACACCCGAGCCGTGCTCCCAGCCCCAATGGCCTTCGAAACAGTATCGTTGGCAACCCCCAGAACCAATTTGCCCAGGCACTCGCAAGCACCTTCAGTGTGCCTACAGGCATGACGCCACTGCGAGCACCTCCAGTCATTCACAAGATCATTCCCAACGAGGGTCCTACAGTGGGAGGTATTGAAGTGACAGTTTTAGGTGCTGCCTTTTTCCAGGGGCTTGAAATCTGGTTTGGCAACCACAAAGCCACGACTACTACGTTCTGGGGCGAATCATCAGTTGTCTGTCTACTGCCACCCGCTCCTGGCCCTGGACCTGTGCCAGTCACTTTCAAGAACCAGAACCCTCAGGCCGGCCAAGCTTTCTTAAACACAGCAAAACAGCCGCCTACTTTCAATTACTTGGACGATGGCGAGGACAAGCTGATTCGAGCTGCTCTGTCTGTACTGGGGCATAAGATGTCGGGCCAAATGATTGATGCCATGGACGTCGCCAGAAGAATTTTGGATAACGGAAATGGAAGCCACTGGTCTGGTGGTTCTGACGGTGCCCAGGGTGGTTCCTCATCAGGGGGAGCCATGTTCAGCCATGCCCCTTATGCTCATCTCGAGTCTCAGCTTCTGAAGTGCCTGGACCTCATTGACCTCGATGACAGCATGCACAGAACCCGCCTGGATCTCAAGAGACCCACCGGTCATACTATGCTTCACCTCTCTTGTTCGCTAGGCTACCATCGCTTGGTTGCAGCCTTGCTGGCCAGAGGTGCAAACCCGGATGCTAGAGATAGGGGTGGCTTCACACCTCTTCATATCGCATCGATCCACAACCACCCTGAGATCGTTAGAAGGCTCATGCTGAACGGTGCCGACCCCACCATCAGGAGCGTATCTGGACTTTCCGCCTCCGATATTGCTCAGTCGCGTGCTGTAATCCACGCTATCCGCCGTTCTCAGCGACATGCCCGATCCCGCAGCAGCGGTGGCTCCGGTTCTCTTCACAGCCGAGCCAGCAGTGCCACTTCGCTCCGATCGCTCTGGGAGCCTATGACTAAGTTTCACAGCCACGAAGAGCCAATCTCACCTGATTCTAGCGAGGAGAGTCCAGAGTACACATCGGGAGATttcgaggatgaggatcCCGATGAGGATTCCTACTTGAGCATGAGAAGACCTAGTGGCTTCAGGCAAGATCGTGAGCGACCCAATCTTCGCCGCCAGCAGACTAGTGAAATGGAGGAGGAACTTGCACCACCTGCTACAACAATGGCTGCTCTCAAGGAGCAGTTCCAGCAACAGGTCCACCAATTCCAGCAGTTCCAACAGTCGATTGCTATGCAGTTCCAGAATTTCCCACATTTCCCTCAGATGCCTCAAATGCCTGCATTGCCTAACATGCCTGGCTACCAAGCACCCTTCATGCGACGAGTCCAGCAACTGATGCCAGGTATGGCAGGTCCTCGTGCTGATGGCGAGCAGCCTCAGCGCTGGTGGGATTCGTCTTCCAAGGCAGCCGCGCCAGCACCTCCGGCTTACGAGGAGATCTTCCCCCAGGAAAGTCTCGACCAAAAGCATGAGTCAGCTGCCCGAGCTGCTgtggaggctgaggctgatcAAAAATGCGCGGCCTTGTTTGACCAGACCACATCTACTGAGACCGAGTCGGCTGAAATTACTGAAGTCACCGAAGTGGCTGAAATCAAGACTGAAGAGCCAGGAGTCCTCAAGATTGGCCGAAAGAacgccatcaccaaggagcagcaagagcaaTTCCGCCGAGCACATGaagtcaagatgaagaggattAGCAGTGACCACAATCTGTTCTTCATCTGG ATCCCCCTCCTCCTTGTAATGATTTGCGGCATGCTATACAGCTACTTCCCTTGGCTCTTCGCCTTTGCCTGGGCTTTTGTTCGCTCACTATATCAGAACGGGCTCACCAAGACACAGCAACTACTTCAACAAAACCTACCAGAGCGGGTTCTTGAAGGTGTTGAAGTTTGA
- a CDS encoding hypothetical protein (At least one base has a quality score < 10), whose product MTPAPTGPGSPLIAGAAMSGGDFNDFSDEELGASNLFDFSNSPDTLQSFESLGGNDAKTFLTPQELTGAPLPDSPNGSYQDSSSETASSKRTATPTSKAAMHPAEAMLEEDEMKVEWGNSFFNDDDHFVFGQNHDDASMEMYPFGEPGESILEHPYDMDTASSSPEGLNTEQPALTSQMPTVSSKAPIKDATPKRKKAQGHQKASSQYSVSSAMNGLKTSASREVSPMSNMVLSHGSSPAPLFNSPSPNTQIDFSRVVNGGVGAQHVWPNKIDVAAQPVPDSLPMHFSGQMNQPMPMPQQMPMPTQFNFNGRCQLRIMPTPLKSRVETQIPIKMTLWPLPPGVTKLHLPPHTISKPKLLSKPTPEKSPDMLELHVSLVCTSAMDEPGVKEAALKRAASHPQGYLPPLPDNNSSQPKGGDVRICQGCITRERKRAARKKIKKPEEEKVWLEDEERRVIVFNTQEVKDWQPPSGVMESTVPEGTMQVDAAMRIACYCRHHGEKMGFNVIFTIKDFQDRVVAQAMSNPIMITDDHKTHPIAQVAAQQPAIPEPPMPSLPQASIENNVLLPPTTNGSFRMSPSNGDLSNMHRSSQASYQSKASSTGNLGRTLSRPASPTLGGPMAKKRKSSASRVPNGLTMTRLDTSPSPGADVNQLSNATSPFTPNLAAFSQADPMFGQQAMAFTTGPPTPSNELPGFYANHRSASMDNMAMAQLYSAPASGHPSRAPSPNGLRNSIVGNPQNQFAQALASTFSVPTGMTPLRAPPVIHKIIPNEGPTVGGIEVTVLGAAFFQGLEIWFGNHKATTTTFWGESSVVCLLPPAPGPGPVPVTFKNQNPQAGQAFLNTAKQPPTFNYLDDGEDKLIRAALSVLGHKMSGQMIDAMDVARRILDNGNGSHWSGGSDGAQGGSSSGGAMFSHAPYAHLESQLLKCLDLIDLDDSMHRTRLDLKRPTGHTMLHLSCSLGYHRLVAALLARGANPDARDRGGFTPLHIASIHNHPEIVRRLMLNGADPTIRSVSGLSASDIAQSRAVIHAIRRSQRHARSRSSGGSGSLHSRASSATSLRSLWEPMTKFHSHEEPISPDSSEESPEYTSGDFEDEDPDEDSYLSMRRPSGFRQDRERPNLRRQQTSEMEEELAPPATTMAALKEQFQQQVHQFQQFQQSIAMQFQNFPHFPQMPQMPALPNMPGYQAPFMRRVQQLMPGMAGPRADGEQPQRWWDSSSKAAAPAPPAYEEIFPQESLDQKHESAARAAVEAEADQKCAALFDQTTSTETESAEITEVTEVAEIKTEEPGVLKIGRKNAITKEQQEQFRRAHEVKMKRISSDHNLFFIWVSYLEVYLACIPELTKVQIPLLLVMICGMLYSYFPWLFAFAWAFVRSLYQNGLTKTQQLLQQNLPERVLEGVEV is encoded by the exons ATGACGCCCGCTCCTACCGGCCCAGGTAGCCCTCTGATCGCAGGAGCTGCTATGTCGGGCGGCGATTTCAACGATTTTTCCGATGAAGAGCTTGGCGCTTCAAACCTCTTCGACTTTTCTAATAGCCCAGATACCCTCCAGTCATTCGAGTCGCTCGGCGGAAACGACGCGAAAACGTTTCTCACACCCCAAGAATTAACAGGGGCACCTCTTCCTGATTCTCCGAACGGTTCCTACCAAGACTCATCATCTGAAACGGCCTCCTCTAAACGCACTGCAACCCCAACCTCCAAGGCCGCCATGCACCCCGCTGAAGCGATGTTGGAGGAAGACGAAATGAAGGTGGAATGGGGAAACAGCTTTTTTAACGACGACGATCACTTTGTTTTTGGTCAAAATCACGACGATGCGTCAATGGAAATGTACCCTTTTGGCGAACCTGGAGAATCCATCCTCGAGCACCCCTACGATATGGACACCGCTTCTAGTAGCCCAGAAGGCTTAAATACAGAACAACCGGCTCTCACATCTCAGATGCCCACAGTCAGCTCGAAAGCTCCTATCAAAGATGCAACACCtaagaggaagaaagcaCAGGGTCACCAGAAAGCCTCTTCA CAATACTCGGTATCTTCAGCAATGAATGGATTAAAAACATCAGCATCACGAGAAGTTTCGCCAATGTCCAACATGGTGCTGAGCCATGGCAGTTCTCCAGCGCCTCTCTTCAATTCTCCCTCGCCCAATACTCAAATAGATTTCTCTAGAGTTGTGAATGGAGGAGTGGGAGCACAGCATGTGTGGCCAAACAAAATCGACGTGGCAGCGCAACCAGTACCCGACAGCTTGCCTATGCATTTTAGCGGTCAGATGAATCAGCCTATGCCTATGCCGCAGCAGATGCCAATGCCCACACAATTCAACTTCAATGGACGATGCCAATTAAGAATCATGCCTACGCCTCTCAAGTCGAGGGTCGAGACCCAGATCCCTATCAAAATGACCCTGTGGCCATTGCCGCCTGGGGTCACCAAACTGCATCTGCCACCCCACACCATCTCAAAGCCTAAGCTGTTGTCGAAGCCAACGCCTGAGAAGTCTCCAGATATGCTTGAGCTGCATGTCTCATTAGTTTGCACGAGTGCAATGGATGAGCCTGGTGTCAAAGAAGCCGCGCTCAAACGGGCGGCATCACACCCCCAGGGCTATCTTCCGCCTCTGCCAGATAACAACAGTTCTCAACCAAAAGGCGGCGATGTACGTATTTGCCAAGGTTGCATAACGAGAGAGCGAAAGCGCGCGGCTCGGaaaaagatcaagaagccagaggaagagaaggtcTGGCTGGAAGACGAAGAGCGCCGTGTCATTGTCTTCAACACGCAAGAAGTCAAGGACTGGCAACCTCCCAGCGGCGTCATGGAGTCAACTGTTCCTGAGGGTACCATGCAGGTTGATGCTGCGATGCGCATTGCTTGCTATTGTCGACACCATGGCGAAAAGATGGGATTCAATGTTATCTTCACCATTAAAGATTTCCAAGACAGAGTCGTCGCCCAGGCCATGTCAAACCCAATTATGATCACTGACGACCACAAGACTCACCCAATTGCTCAGGTTGCGGCACAGCAGCCAGCTATTCCAGAACCCCCTATGCCATCCCTACCCCAAGCAAGTATTGAGAACAACGTTCTTCTACCACCTACCACCAATGGATCCTTCCGCATGTCGCCGTCTAACGGCGATTTATCGAATATGCATAGAAGCAGCCAGGCGTCATACCAATCTAAAGCATCGTCAACTGGTAATCTTGGTAGGACACTCTCACGCCCAGCTTCGCCAACTCTTGGTGGCCCGAtggcaaagaagagaaagtcaaGCGCTTCGAGAGTTCCTAATGGACTTACCATGACCCGCTTGGATACGTCACCCTCTCCTGGGGCGGATGTTAATCAGCTATCTAATGCTACATCCCCTTTTACACCTAACCTCGCTGCCTTCTCTCAAGCCGATCCGATGTTTGGACAGCAAGCAATGGCCTTTACCACAGGTCCTCCTACACCCAGCAACGAGCTACCAGGGTTCTACGCCAATCACCGCTCCGCGAGTATGGATAACATGGCCATGGCGCAGCTTTACTCAGCACCTGCTTCAGGACACCCGAGCCGTGCTCCCAGCCCCAATGGCCTTCGAAACAGTATCGTTGGCAACCCCCAGAACCAATTTGCCCAGGCACTCGCAAGCACCTTCAGTGTGCCTACAGGCATGACGCCACTGCGAGCACCTCCAGTCATTCACAAGATCATTCCCAACGAGGGTCCTACAGTGGGAGGTATTGAAGTGACAGTTTTAGGTGCTGCCTTTTTCCAGGGGCTTGAAATCTGGTTTGGCAACCACAAAGCCACGACTACTACGTTCTGGGGCGAATCATCAGTTGTCTGTCTACTGCCACCCGCTCCTGGCCCTGGACCTGTGCCAGTCACTTTCAAGAACCAGAACCCTCAGGCCGGCCAAGCTTTCTTAAACACAGCAAAACAGCCGCCTACTTTCAATTACTTGGACGATGGCGAGGACAAGCTGATTCGAGCTGCTCTGTCTGTACTGGGGCATAAGATGTCGGGCCAAATGATTGATGCCATGGACGTCGCCAGAAGAATTTTGGATAACGGAAATGGAAGCCACTGGTCTGGTGGTTCTGACGGTGCCCAGGGTGGTTCCTCATCAGGGGGAGCCATGTTCAGCCATGCCCCTTATGCTCATCTCGAGTCTCAGCTTCTGAAGTGCCTGGACCTCATTGACCTCGATGACAGCATGCACAGAACCCGCCTGGATCTCAAGAGACCCACCGGTCATACTATGCTTCACCTCTCTTGTTCGCTAGGCTACCATCGCTTGGTTGCAGCCTTGCTGGCCAGAGGTGCAAACCCGGATGCTAGAGATAGGGGTGGCTTCACACCTCTTCATATCGCATCGATCCACAACCACCCTGAGATCGTTAGAAGGCTCATGCTGAACGGTGCCGACCCCACCATCAGGAGCGTATCTGGACTTTCCGCCTCCGATATTGCTCAGTCGCGTGCTGTAATCCACGCTATCCGCCGTTCTCAGCGACATGCCCGATCCCGCAGCAGCGGTGGCTCCGGTTCTCTTCACAGCCGAGCCAGCAGTGCCACTTCGCTCCGATCGCTCTGGGAGCCTATGACTAAGTTTCACAGCCACGAAGAGCCAATCTCACCTGATTCTAGCGAGGAGAGTCCAGAGTACACATCGGGAGATttcgaggatgaggatcCCGATGAGGATTCCTACTTGAGCATGAGAAGACCTAGTGGCTTCAGGCAAGATCGTGAGCGACCCAATCTTCGCCGCCAGCAGACTAGTGAAATGGAGGAGGAACTTGCACCACCTGCTACAACAATGGCTGCTCTCAAGGAGCAGTTCCAGCAACAGGTCCACCAATTCCAGCAGTTCCAACAGTCGATTGCTATGCAGTTCCAGAATTTCCCACATTTCCCTCAGATGCCTCAAATGCCTGCATTGCCTAACATGCCTGGCTACCAAGCACCCTTCATGCGACGAGTCCAGCAACTGATGCCAGGTATGGCAGGTCCTCGTGCTGATGGCGAGCAGCCTCAGCGCTGGTGGGATTCGTCTTCCAAGGCAGCCGCGCCAGCACCTCCGGCTTACGAGGAGATCTTCCCCCAGGAAAGTCTCGACCAAAAGCATGAGTCAGCTGCCCGAGCTGCTgtggaggctgaggctgatcAAAAATGCGCGGCCTTGTTTGACCAGACCACATCTACTGAGACCGAGTCGGCTGAAATTACTGAAGTCACCGAAGTGGCTGAAATCAAGACTGAAGAGCCAGGAGTCCTCAAGATTGGCCGAAAGAacgccatcaccaaggagcagcaagagcaaTTCCGCCGAGCACATGaagtcaagatgaagaggattAGCAGTGACCACAATCTGTTCTTCATCTGGGTAAGTTACCTCGAAGTCTATCTTGCATGCATCCCAGAACTAACCAAGGTACAGATCCCCCTCCTCCTTGTAATGATTTGCGGCATGCTATACAGCTACTTCCCTTGGCTCTTCGCCTTTGCCTGGGCTTTTGTTCGCTCACTATATCAGAACGGGCTCACCAAGACACAGCAACTACTTCAACAAAACCTACCAGAGCGGGTTCTTGAAGGTGTTGAAGTTTGA